The proteins below are encoded in one region of Knoellia sp. S7-12:
- a CDS encoding LysR family transcriptional regulator, with the protein MIDAAGLRVMRAIADEGSFTAAALSLGYSQPAISQMVRRLETRTGTTLVERIGRSVRLTEAGAVLARHAGPVLSALDAAEEEVAAIAGLRSGRVRLMAFPSASATLVPKALAKVKADHPGVSITFSEGEPRESLAALRAGECDLAVAFVYEGTDLGRGEEDLEAFVTTPLLDDEVLLAVPRTHELAHAKNVDMAALKGETWIAGCPRCRGHLLQLASTAGYVPDIAYETEDYVAVMGLIAEGLGVAVIPDLILKTVHHEDVVALPMTPASRRHIVAVTTPDLQRVPAVKATLDALVESAKASTAKARRAPTR; encoded by the coding sequence ATGATTGATGCAGCCGGCCTCCGCGTCATGCGCGCCATCGCCGATGAAGGCAGCTTCACTGCTGCGGCGCTCTCGCTCGGCTACTCCCAGCCCGCCATCTCGCAGATGGTCCGCCGCCTCGAGACCCGCACCGGCACGACGCTCGTCGAGCGCATCGGTCGCAGTGTGCGCCTCACTGAGGCCGGCGCCGTCCTCGCCCGCCATGCCGGCCCCGTCCTCTCCGCTCTCGACGCCGCCGAGGAAGAGGTGGCCGCCATCGCGGGCCTTCGCTCCGGGCGCGTTCGCCTCATGGCCTTCCCCAGCGCCTCGGCGACCCTCGTCCCCAAGGCCCTGGCCAAGGTCAAGGCCGACCACCCGGGCGTCTCGATCACCTTCAGCGAGGGCGAGCCGCGCGAGTCACTCGCCGCCCTGCGCGCCGGTGAGTGCGACCTCGCGGTGGCCTTCGTCTATGAGGGCACCGACCTCGGACGCGGCGAGGAGGACCTCGAAGCCTTCGTCACCACTCCTCTCCTCGATGACGAGGTGCTGCTCGCAGTTCCCCGCACCCATGAGCTCGCCCACGCCAAGAACGTCGACATGGCTGCGCTCAAGGGTGAGACCTGGATCGCCGGCTGTCCGCGCTGCCGCGGTCACCTCCTCCAGCTCGCGAGCACGGCCGGCTATGTGCCGGACATCGCCTACGAGACCGAGGACTACGTCGCGGTCATGGGCCTCATCGCCGAAGGCCTCGGGGTCGCCGTCATCCCCGACCTCATCCTCAAGACCGTCCACCACGAGGACGTCGTCGCACTCCCCATGACGCCGGCCTCACGCCGCCACATCGTCGCCGTGACGACGCCCGACCTCCAGCGCGTCCCGGCGGTCAAGGCCACTCTCGACGCCCTCGTCGAGAGCGCCAAGGCCTCAACGGCCAAGGCGCGCAGGGCCCCCACGCGCTGA
- a CDS encoding cytochrome P450: MTTVAELSALPRPPTVGMPFLTLLRTIRDFHTAGATFRDTVGPVTTTNLGPFVPKLVWVSSTQGAHDVLANHDGSIDKHTTLVRQLRLLGGESVFSLGNESWKPRRRTLQPLFTKQHVEHFTGHMAGAARHLASAWPAYSVIDIDAESRHLTLRVLGRSLFGLDLDADAERLGPPIREVLNYTTARAIAPVRLPVWVPTPGQRRWSEARAVIWSIVDAAIANAHTHPGHAELLDLLFQAKDPDTGLGLTHEEIRSELTTFLTAGHDTTATTLSYALWQLGRNADLQTSVAAEALALGERDLTMADIPDLALTIRVLHEALRLCPPAAAVSRSVERDLAIDGYRVEAGQDIIVSIWALHRDPAIWGADADEFDPDRFLPEPSKNRDRWAYLPFGGGMRSCIGDHFAMTEAAIALATLVREVEFESQDDTFEVALPFTMTAAGPVPVRVRPRKRAAPPPPASGQPTA, from the coding sequence ATGACGACAGTCGCAGAGCTCAGCGCCTTGCCCAGACCACCCACAGTGGGCATGCCCTTCCTGACCCTGCTGCGGACCATCCGGGACTTCCACACCGCGGGGGCGACGTTCCGCGACACCGTGGGACCAGTGACCACGACGAACCTGGGCCCCTTCGTCCCGAAGCTGGTCTGGGTCTCCTCGACGCAGGGCGCCCACGACGTCTTGGCCAACCATGACGGCTCGATCGACAAGCACACAACTTTGGTCAGGCAGCTGCGCCTGCTCGGTGGAGAGTCCGTGTTCAGTCTCGGGAACGAGTCATGGAAGCCGCGCCGACGGACTCTGCAGCCTCTCTTCACCAAACAGCACGTCGAGCACTTCACCGGCCACATGGCCGGCGCTGCCCGACACCTCGCCAGCGCGTGGCCGGCCTACTCGGTCATCGACATCGACGCCGAGAGCCGCCACCTCACTCTGCGGGTTCTGGGCAGATCGCTGTTCGGCCTCGACCTGGACGCGGACGCCGAGCGGTTGGGTCCGCCGATCCGCGAGGTCCTCAACTACACGACGGCGCGAGCCATCGCACCCGTTCGCTTGCCCGTGTGGGTACCCACGCCCGGACAACGCCGCTGGAGTGAGGCGCGGGCGGTCATCTGGTCCATCGTCGACGCCGCGATCGCGAATGCCCACACCCACCCCGGTCACGCCGAGCTGCTCGATCTCCTCTTCCAGGCCAAGGATCCAGACACGGGTCTGGGCCTCACCCACGAGGAGATCCGCAGCGAGCTGACGACGTTCCTCACGGCGGGACACGACACCACGGCGACCACCCTGTCCTACGCGCTGTGGCAGCTCGGCCGCAACGCCGACCTGCAGACGTCGGTCGCTGCGGAGGCCCTGGCGCTGGGTGAGCGCGACCTGACCATGGCCGACATCCCGGACCTCGCCCTGACGATCCGCGTCCTCCACGAAGCCCTCCGGCTCTGCCCGCCAGCTGCGGCGGTCAGCCGCAGCGTCGAGAGAGACTTGGCCATCGATGGGTACCGAGTCGAGGCCGGCCAGGACATCATCGTCTCGATCTGGGCACTGCACCGGGATCCTGCGATCTGGGGCGCGGACGCGGACGAGTTCGACCCGGACAGGTTCTTGCCGGAACCGTCCAAGAACCGCGATCGGTGGGCCTACCTTCCCTTCGGTGGCGGGATGCGCTCCTGCATCGGCGACCACTTCGCGATGACCGAGGCCGCCATCGCGCTGGCCACCCTCGTCCGCGAGGTCGAGTTCGAGAGCCAGGACGACACGTTCGAGGTCGCCCTGCCATTCACGATGACCGCAGCCGGCCCCGTCCCGGTCCGAGTCCGACCGCGCAAACGCGCCGCACCTCCACCGCCTGCGTCGGGTCAGCCGACGGCATAG
- a CDS encoding ComEC/Rec2 family competence protein — protein sequence MTVADPPELRARRDEWTRETVRFSDIRLLVPALAAWALLALTLTWTAGPRWIVTSLVVIALVVLHLVGRGRRLMLVLGVALLVQVAGNGQHALRGVGDLDDLTAARAVVTIEATVTSDPVALAARGSGEPVVMAKAKAHRVDGRGRSTPAYAPISLRGDDGMLQLKWHETVRLRGRLTPPLPGYPEVAVLRVSGHEVTKSAGAIGGVAEHLRAGLRMAVDPTPDDARGLLPGLVIGDTSRTPPDLTEAMQATGMTHLTAVSGSNIAVVGGMMLGLCILVGVPRRWRPLIVALAILGFVVLARPEPSVVRAAAMGLIGLIGMSRSRRAAGLPVLSGAIVVVLVMDPWMARSFGFALSALATLGLLLFTRPWGDAIARHLPSRLAFMGPAVAIPVAAQAMCAPLIVLLQGSVSIVGVVANLVAAPLVAPATIAGVVAALVSVVADGPAQLVGWLGAVPTLVIARTARVMADVPGGTMPWPDGAPGALLLAGLTVLLLVMGRWLGRYAVLKPLVALLLVALTAAMTLPTRVVTWPPDGWRIAFCDVGQGDAAVVRTGPGRALVIDAGPEPSAVDGCLDSLGVQVVDAVVLTHFHADHVEGLPGVIGGRTVGQVFVSPIAEPDHQVGEVTRWTGAHGIPVSALAAGDRLEFGDVTAEVWAPVRRIAAGSVPNNASIVVAVHVGEVDALLLGDVEREAAHDLVLRMRRDPQMATAATEFDVVKTPHHGSANLDPALMSAVRAPVAVISVGQDNDYGHPTAAHLTMLQRNGYAAYRTDQRGHIAVVERDGRLEVVTAK from the coding sequence GTGACGGTTGCAGACCCTCCCGAACTGCGCGCTCGTCGCGATGAGTGGACGCGGGAGACCGTGCGGTTCAGTGACATCAGGTTGCTCGTGCCGGCCCTCGCAGCGTGGGCGCTGCTCGCGCTCACCCTGACCTGGACGGCGGGACCGCGCTGGATCGTCACGAGCCTGGTGGTCATTGCGCTCGTGGTGCTTCACCTCGTGGGGCGTGGTCGTCGACTGATGCTCGTGCTCGGGGTGGCCCTGCTCGTGCAGGTCGCCGGCAACGGACAGCACGCACTGCGCGGCGTCGGGGACCTCGACGACCTCACCGCGGCCCGGGCCGTCGTGACGATCGAGGCGACCGTGACCTCGGACCCGGTGGCCCTCGCGGCCCGGGGCAGCGGTGAGCCCGTCGTCATGGCCAAGGCCAAGGCGCACCGGGTCGATGGTCGCGGACGGAGCACCCCGGCATACGCACCGATCTCACTGCGCGGAGACGACGGGATGCTGCAACTGAAGTGGCACGAGACAGTTCGGCTGCGTGGTCGGCTGACACCGCCGTTGCCGGGCTACCCGGAGGTTGCTGTGCTCCGGGTGTCGGGGCACGAGGTCACCAAGTCGGCTGGTGCCATCGGTGGTGTCGCTGAGCATCTGCGCGCCGGGCTCAGGATGGCCGTGGATCCGACACCGGACGATGCGCGAGGGCTCCTGCCCGGACTCGTCATCGGTGACACGAGCCGGACTCCGCCCGACCTCACCGAGGCGATGCAGGCGACGGGGATGACTCACCTGACTGCCGTCAGCGGCTCGAACATCGCGGTGGTGGGCGGCATGATGCTCGGGCTCTGCATCCTTGTCGGAGTGCCGAGACGATGGCGACCACTCATCGTCGCGCTCGCGATCCTCGGGTTCGTCGTGCTCGCGCGTCCTGAGCCGAGCGTCGTCCGGGCCGCCGCCATGGGTCTCATCGGGCTCATCGGGATGAGCCGCTCACGCCGCGCGGCTGGCCTCCCGGTCCTGTCCGGAGCGATCGTCGTCGTGCTGGTCATGGACCCGTGGATGGCGCGGTCGTTCGGGTTCGCACTGTCCGCGCTGGCCACGCTCGGGCTGTTGCTCTTCACCCGGCCGTGGGGTGACGCGATTGCCCGGCACCTGCCTTCGCGGTTGGCGTTCATGGGACCGGCAGTCGCCATACCCGTTGCGGCACAGGCGATGTGCGCACCACTGATCGTCCTGCTCCAGGGCTCGGTGAGCATCGTCGGTGTGGTGGCCAACCTCGTCGCGGCGCCACTCGTCGCCCCGGCCACGATCGCCGGAGTGGTCGCGGCGCTGGTGTCGGTCGTCGCCGACGGTCCGGCCCAGCTCGTCGGGTGGCTCGGCGCTGTGCCCACCCTCGTCATCGCCAGGACGGCGCGCGTGATGGCGGACGTCCCAGGCGGCACCATGCCGTGGCCGGACGGCGCCCCCGGTGCACTCCTGCTCGCGGGTCTCACCGTCCTGCTGCTTGTGATGGGTCGCTGGCTGGGGCGATACGCGGTCCTCAAGCCTCTCGTGGCACTGCTCCTCGTCGCCCTCACCGCAGCGATGACGCTGCCGACGCGTGTCGTGACCTGGCCACCCGACGGCTGGCGCATCGCCTTCTGCGACGTGGGTCAGGGCGATGCGGCCGTCGTGCGCACCGGACCGGGTCGGGCCCTCGTCATCGACGCCGGCCCCGAGCCGTCAGCCGTCGACGGCTGTCTCGACTCGCTTGGTGTCCAGGTCGTCGATGCCGTCGTCCTCACGCATTTCCACGCCGACCACGTCGAGGGGCTCCCCGGCGTCATCGGCGGTCGGACGGTCGGGCAGGTGTTCGTCTCACCGATTGCGGAGCCGGACCATCAGGTGGGTGAGGTGACGCGATGGACTGGAGCACACGGCATACCCGTGTCTGCTCTGGCGGCAGGGGACCGGCTCGAGTTCGGTGACGTGACCGCGGAGGTGTGGGCGCCGGTGCGCCGCATCGCGGCCGGTTCGGTGCCCAACAACGCGAGCATCGTGGTGGCGGTCCACGTCGGTGAGGTCGATGCGCTGCTGCTTGGTGACGTGGAGCGTGAGGCCGCGCACGACCTCGTGCTCAGGATGCGGCGAGATCCCCAGATGGCCACTGCTGCAACGGAGTTCGACGTCGTCAAGACACCCCACCACGGAAGCGCGAACCTCGACCCTGCGCTCATGTCGGCCGTGCGGGCACCGGTCGCGGTGATCAGCGTGGGCCAGGACAACGACTACGGACACCCGACAGCGGCGCACCTGACGATGCTGCAACGCAATGGGTATGCCGCCTATCGCACCGACCAGCGCGGGCACATTGCCGTGGTCGAACGGGACGGTCGGCTCGAGGTCGTCACCGCCAAATGA
- a CDS encoding ComEA family DNA-binding protein, producing MPFRREPDTVSARALARVRGGGNGLEGGGVGGSGDRAGGGGGDGAGGSGAGVGERAGQEDRGRHRPLEVPRGPVFELPTSLRGARWVPSRSAAMALLAVVVVVAVVFGVRVWLAGAGEGAAVGHRAAAGAEPTGVSRGTSTLSRASPSASASGGSGPGASSGGGASVGGAGAGQGTGAAGVAGPVVVHVVGQVVKPGVYRMAAGARVGDAVSAAGGASRAADLTAVNLARVLVDGEQIVVPKPGDVLAGPGAPGTGSGTGAGAVGGSGGAGGGGAGSGSTGGTVSLNSADLSALDTLPGVGPVLAQRILDWRTEHGRFTSVEELGEVSGIGEKLLAQLTPKVTL from the coding sequence ATGCCGTTCCGTCGAGAACCCGACACCGTGTCAGCTCGCGCCCTGGCCAGGGTGCGTGGCGGCGGCAATGGTCTTGAGGGTGGTGGTGTTGGCGGCAGTGGCGACCGCGCTGGTGGTGGGGGCGGAGATGGCGCTGGTGGGTCTGGTGCGGGCGTGGGAGAGCGGGCTGGTCAGGAGGATCGTGGGCGGCACCGACCGCTCGAGGTGCCGCGCGGGCCGGTCTTCGAGCTCCCCACGAGTCTGCGGGGAGCGAGGTGGGTGCCGAGCCGATCGGCTGCCATGGCGCTGCTGGCGGTGGTCGTGGTCGTCGCCGTGGTCTTCGGAGTGCGTGTCTGGCTCGCGGGTGCCGGGGAGGGTGCGGCAGTGGGTCATCGCGCTGCCGCCGGGGCAGAACCGACGGGCGTGAGCCGGGGGACGTCGACCCTCTCGCGGGCATCGCCAAGTGCATCGGCATCTGGTGGTTCGGGTCCGGGTGCATCGTCGGGGGGTGGAGCGTCGGTGGGTGGAGCGGGGGCAGGGCAGGGGACCGGGGCGGCCGGAGTGGCTGGTCCGGTGGTCGTGCACGTCGTCGGTCAGGTCGTGAAGCCCGGCGTCTATCGCATGGCTGCTGGCGCGCGGGTCGGTGACGCCGTGAGTGCCGCGGGCGGGGCCTCTCGGGCGGCAGACCTGACAGCCGTGAATCTTGCCCGGGTCCTCGTGGACGGCGAGCAGATCGTCGTGCCCAAACCGGGCGACGTCCTGGCCGGGCCCGGAGCGCCGGGAACAGGGTCGGGAACTGGCGCGGGTGCTGTGGGCGGAAGCGGAGGAGCTGGTGGCGGAGGTGCAGGGTCCGGATCCACGGGTGGCACCGTCTCGCTGAACTCGGCCGACCTGTCTGCGCTCGACACCCTGCCCGGCGTGGGTCCCGTTCTCGCACAGCGCATTCTCGACTGGCGCACCGAGCACGGGCGTTTCACGAGCGTCGAGGAGCTTGGTGAGGTGAGCGGCATCGGCGAGAAGCTTCTCGCCCAGCTCACCCCCAAGGTCACGTTGTGA
- a CDS encoding glycerol-3-phosphate acyltransferase, with product MSFSTSGAVLATLVVVTVCYAIGGINPATIIGHARGVDVAAVGSGNPGATNLGRAVGRKWGILVGVLDVLKGFVPTFVVLRTMGTWVALFAGVACVLGHIYSPYLGGRGGKGVATSLGAMLAVVPWVALAGLVVFGVCLPFVHRLGNASVVASTFLLSAGVVLVVRADTSVDLGVGIWVVLVSLIVLARHRGNIAAWKGRLSG from the coding sequence GTGAGTTTCTCGACCTCCGGCGCGGTCCTCGCGACGCTGGTGGTCGTCACGGTCTGCTACGCAATCGGGGGGATCAACCCGGCCACGATCATCGGCCATGCACGCGGAGTGGATGTCGCGGCGGTGGGTTCGGGCAACCCGGGCGCGACGAACCTCGGGCGCGCAGTCGGCAGGAAGTGGGGGATCCTCGTCGGAGTCCTCGACGTGCTCAAGGGGTTCGTGCCGACGTTCGTCGTCCTGCGCACGATGGGCACGTGGGTCGCGCTCTTTGCGGGGGTGGCGTGCGTGCTCGGCCACATCTACAGCCCCTACCTCGGCGGTCGCGGCGGCAAGGGTGTGGCGACCTCGCTCGGCGCGATGCTGGCGGTGGTGCCGTGGGTGGCCCTCGCCGGGCTGGTCGTGTTCGGGGTGTGCCTGCCCTTCGTCCATCGGCTCGGCAACGCGTCGGTCGTCGCGTCGACGTTCCTCCTCAGTGCCGGCGTCGTCCTCGTCGTGCGTGCGGACACATCGGTCGATCTCGGGGTGGGGATCTGGGTCGTGCTCGTATCGCTCATCGTGCTCGCCCGGCACCGTGGCAACATCGCGGCCTGGAAGGGGCGCCTGAGCGGCTGA
- a CDS encoding DegV family protein: MPTALVTDSTAYLPADLIEEHGIGVVPLHVVVGGQERREGVDIAAGEVAEALRGFRPVSTSRPAPQAFLDVYRDLAAKGADSIVSVHISADMSSTLGSAQLAAQHSPVPVTVIDSRSMGMAMGYAVLAGAALAARGALAEEVAAAVRARCDRTTVVFYVDTLEHLRRGGRIGRANALVGSALAIKPILGLEDGAIVPLERVRTSSRAIARLEELAVEAAGSLAVDVAVHHLDSAERAEKLAERLQSRIEGLEDLMVVELGAVVGAHVGPGTLAIAVSPRV, translated from the coding sequence GTGCCCACCGCTCTCGTCACCGACTCCACCGCCTACCTGCCCGCTGACCTCATCGAGGAGCACGGCATCGGTGTCGTCCCGCTCCATGTCGTCGTTGGCGGACAGGAGCGCCGCGAAGGCGTCGACATCGCGGCCGGCGAGGTGGCCGAGGCGCTGCGCGGGTTCCGTCCCGTGTCGACCTCGCGACCCGCGCCCCAGGCCTTCCTCGACGTCTATCGCGACCTCGCCGCCAAGGGTGCGGACTCGATCGTCTCGGTCCACATCTCCGCCGACATGTCGAGCACGCTCGGCTCCGCGCAGCTCGCCGCGCAGCACTCGCCAGTCCCCGTGACCGTCATCGACAGTCGTTCGATGGGCATGGCGATGGGGTATGCCGTCCTCGCCGGTGCCGCTCTCGCCGCCCGTGGCGCTCTGGCGGAGGAAGTTGCGGCCGCCGTGCGTGCCCGCTGCGACCGGACGACCGTCGTGTTCTATGTCGACACCCTCGAGCACCTGCGTCGAGGCGGTCGGATCGGCCGGGCCAACGCGCTCGTTGGATCAGCCCTCGCGATCAAGCCGATTCTCGGCCTCGAGGACGGGGCGATCGTCCCGCTCGAACGGGTGCGCACCTCCTCGCGCGCCATCGCGCGGCTCGAGGAACTCGCGGTGGAGGCGGCCGGCTCGCTGGCTGTCGACGTCGCTGTGCACCACCTCGACTCGGCCGAACGCGCCGAGAAGCTCGCCGAACGACTGCAGTCCCGCATCGAGGGGCTCGAGGACTTGATGGTCGTCGAGCTGGGTGCCGTCGTGGGCGCGCACGTCGGTCCGGGCACCTTGGCCATCGCGGTCAGTCCGCGGGTCTGA
- a CDS encoding aminotransferase class V-fold PLP-dependent enzyme — MSIASSIPHTFTRERRQPWLRSVPAPAAPAPIAANSAAIVTPIEAPARQVPAVVASPQVPTCHGTFVEYANFDHGASTPALASVKAAVDKATQTYSSVHRGQGWASQVSSHYYEAARDEVARFVGAREGDEVVFTRNTTDSFNLLARSLPRRTQVIVFASEHHATLLPWEGRKTTRLPVPLTHKDAEALLTDALKRATSSSTLVVLSGASNVTGEYWPIERLAAIARKRGARVALDAAQLAGHRRIDLDTLGVDYVAFSGHKIYAPYGAGVLVGRSDWLDAAAPYLAGGGATAAVSPLSTTWQTGPARHEGGSPNVLGAVAVAAACAAIRENRGAVEAHESRLTTRLVDGLRAIGGVETFSIFGDDADRAPVVTFTVEDVESSLVSAALSAEHGIGVRDGKFCAHLLVDTLLADEDADITTAVRVSAGLATTDEHVDRLLAAVASLAATGPGVEYQKVEGRGWVPVDDQRETLVDLPW, encoded by the coding sequence ATGTCCATTGCCAGCTCAATTCCGCACACGTTCACCCGCGAGCGTCGTCAGCCGTGGTTGCGTTCCGTGCCCGCGCCAGCCGCACCCGCGCCGATCGCCGCGAACTCCGCGGCCATTGTGACGCCGATCGAGGCGCCAGCCAGGCAGGTGCCGGCGGTCGTCGCCTCACCCCAGGTCCCGACCTGCCACGGCACGTTCGTCGAGTACGCGAACTTCGACCACGGCGCCTCCACCCCGGCCCTGGCCAGCGTCAAGGCGGCCGTCGACAAGGCCACCCAGACCTACTCGAGTGTCCACCGCGGTCAGGGGTGGGCCAGTCAGGTGTCGAGCCACTACTACGAGGCCGCGCGTGACGAGGTCGCCCGCTTCGTCGGTGCCCGAGAGGGCGACGAGGTCGTCTTCACCCGCAACACGACGGACTCGTTCAACCTGCTCGCCCGGTCGCTGCCGCGCCGCACCCAGGTGATCGTCTTCGCGAGCGAGCACCACGCGACGCTCCTGCCGTGGGAAGGCCGCAAGACCACGCGTCTGCCCGTGCCGCTGACGCACAAGGACGCCGAGGCTCTGCTCACCGACGCCCTCAAGCGCGCCACCTCCTCCAGCACCCTCGTGGTCCTGAGCGGTGCGTCCAACGTCACGGGCGAGTACTGGCCGATCGAGCGTCTCGCCGCCATCGCCCGCAAGCGCGGAGCCCGGGTCGCGCTCGACGCTGCCCAGCTCGCCGGTCACCGCCGGATCGACCTCGACACGCTCGGCGTCGACTACGTCGCGTTCAGCGGCCACAAGATCTATGCGCCCTACGGGGCAGGAGTGCTCGTCGGACGGTCCGACTGGCTCGACGCGGCCGCGCCCTACCTCGCGGGCGGCGGCGCGACTGCTGCCGTCAGCCCACTCAGCACGACCTGGCAGACCGGCCCGGCACGCCACGAGGGCGGCAGCCCCAACGTCCTCGGAGCGGTCGCCGTCGCCGCGGCCTGTGCCGCCATCCGCGAGAACCGGGGCGCCGTCGAGGCCCACGAGTCGCGCCTGACCACCCGCCTCGTCGACGGGCTGCGCGCCATCGGCGGTGTCGAGACCTTCAGCATCTTCGGCGACGACGCGGACCGGGCCCCCGTCGTGACGTTCACCGTGGAGGACGTCGAGTCCTCACTCGTCTCGGCCGCCCTCTCGGCCGAACACGGCATCGGCGTGCGCGATGGCAAGTTCTGCGCGCACCTGCTCGTCGACACCCTCCTCGCCGACGAGGACGCCGACATCACCACGGCCGTCCGCGTGAGCGCCGGGTTGGCCACGACGGACGAGCACGTCGACCGCCTCCTCGCCGCGGTGGCTTCACTCGCTGCCACGGGCCCGGGCGTCGAGTACCAGAAGGTCGAAGGGCGCGGCTGGGTCCCCGTCGACGACCAGCGCGAAACGCTCGTCGACCTGCCCTGGTGA
- a CDS encoding anthrone oxygenase family protein produces the protein MTAMAWVLTITAAAAAVFGGAMFAFSSFVMPALRELAPRDGIVAMQSINRWAPKSLLALPMGVLGIGGVAVLVLALAGQGDDRALPILGALLGVASLVVTGVANVPINNKVDALPAGPEAEGEWAAYAAVWCRWNHVRTLAALGSAILLAVAAARV, from the coding sequence ATGACTGCGATGGCGTGGGTCCTCACCATCACGGCGGCGGCGGCAGCAGTCTTCGGCGGCGCGATGTTTGCGTTCTCGTCGTTCGTCATGCCAGCCCTGCGAGAGCTCGCGCCTCGTGACGGCATCGTGGCGATGCAGTCGATCAACCGGTGGGCACCCAAGAGCCTGCTCGCGCTTCCGATGGGCGTGCTCGGGATCGGTGGTGTCGCGGTGCTCGTCCTCGCTCTGGCCGGACAGGGGGACGATCGGGCGCTTCCGATCCTGGGTGCCCTCCTGGGGGTGGCCTCGCTCGTGGTCACGGGTGTGGCCAACGTTCCGATCAACAACAAGGTCGACGCACTACCCGCCGGGCCGGAAGCGGAAGGCGAGTGGGCGGCATACGCCGCGGTGTGGTGTCGGTGGAACCACGTCCGCACATTGGCAGCGCTCGGCTCAGCGATCCTTCTCGCCGTCGCCGCCGCGCGCGTCTGA
- a CDS encoding NmrA family transcriptional regulator codes for MTTTQSQQSPQSSSPIVIVGGAGKTGHRVAERLAAHGIATRFASRSTSPSFDWEDASTWTGALEGARAAYIAYQPDLAAPGASERIGELAGLASTLGVERLVLLSGRGEDGALASEDAAFAAHKNVTVCRVAWFAQNFTEGALAGAVPGGAFALPAPGDVPEPFIDLDDVADVAVLALTQDGHAGVVHELTGPESITLTEAARQLSDASGAPVEFVSVTQEKFVEEAVGAGLDEPTATFLAGLFSDIFDGRNVTTTTGVRDALGREPRAFGDWAKDVAAQGVWDAVR; via the coding sequence ATGACCACAACACAGTCCCAACAGAGCCCGCAGAGTTCTTCACCCATCGTCATCGTCGGCGGGGCCGGCAAGACCGGACACCGCGTCGCCGAACGGCTCGCGGCCCACGGCATCGCGACCCGCTTCGCCTCACGCTCGACCAGCCCGTCCTTCGACTGGGAGGACGCCTCGACCTGGACCGGCGCGCTGGAAGGTGCGCGGGCGGCATACATCGCCTATCAGCCCGACCTCGCAGCGCCCGGTGCGTCGGAGCGCATCGGCGAACTCGCAGGACTCGCGTCCACGCTCGGTGTCGAGCGGCTCGTCCTCCTGTCGGGGCGCGGCGAGGACGGCGCTCTGGCGTCAGAGGATGCCGCCTTCGCGGCGCACAAGAACGTCACCGTATGCCGGGTGGCCTGGTTCGCGCAGAACTTCACCGAGGGTGCCCTGGCCGGTGCCGTGCCGGGCGGCGCCTTCGCCCTGCCGGCACCGGGAGACGTGCCCGAGCCGTTCATCGACCTCGACGACGTGGCCGACGTCGCGGTGCTCGCCCTGACGCAGGACGGTCACGCTGGTGTCGTCCACGAGCTCACCGGTCCCGAGTCCATCACTCTGACCGAGGCGGCCCGGCAGCTGTCCGACGCGAGCGGCGCGCCGGTCGAGTTCGTCTCGGTGACGCAGGAGAAGTTCGTCGAGGAAGCCGTGGGTGCTGGCCTCGACGAGCCCACGGCAACCTTCCTCGCAGGGCTCTTCAGCGACATCTTCGACGGCCGCAACGTCACGACGACGACCGGCGTTCGAGACGCGCTCGGGCGTGAGCCTCGTGCCTTCGGGGACTGGGCGAAAGATGTTGCGGCACAGGGTGTTTGGGATGCCGTTCGATGA